In Deltaproteobacteria bacterium, the genomic stretch TTTTTCTTTGTCGCCTCTACTTGGTTTCCTTGTGCGGAGTGTGGGTGCGACAGAATCGGCAATACTTCTTGAATTCCAGTTTGTCCGGGGTTGAGCGCTTATTTTTGGTAGTGGTGTAATTTCTACGCTTGCATTGCCCACAAGCTAGGGTCACTATTTCTCTCACAAC encodes the following:
- the rpmG gene encoding 50S ribosomal protein L33, which encodes MREIVTLACGQCKRRNYTTTKNKRSTPDKLEFKKYCRFCRTHTPHKETK